The Burkholderia ambifaria AMMD genome has a segment encoding these proteins:
- a CDS encoding MipA/OmpV family protein, which translates to MTVARPLLSPATRRFVSGLSAFAALAAAGARDASAQTPSPLGEWQYSAGVPLQKLFNPTVPTWQVSVGAAMTLQPRYAGSDRYRVMGGPNFDVRYRDLFFLSTGDGLGANVLRGPNWRVSLSVGYDLGRRSADDLDHLNGLDNINAAPVMKLAADYVISKEFPLVLRADVRRSIGGSNGWVGDFSAYMPMPGSNEHFFWFAGPTVSFADSRYMNGWFGVNQGASARSGLRTYSPGAGMKSFGAGMTMVWFVNKHWFVTVDGAIEQLVGRARRSPITQQSTNGVFDMSVNYQF; encoded by the coding sequence ATGACCGTTGCTCGCCCGTTGTTGTCACCCGCCACCCGCCGGTTCGTGTCCGGCCTGTCGGCCTTCGCCGCGCTCGCGGCCGCCGGCGCCCGCGACGCGTCGGCCCAGACACCATCGCCGCTCGGCGAATGGCAATACTCGGCGGGGGTGCCGCTGCAGAAACTGTTCAATCCGACCGTTCCCACATGGCAGGTCAGCGTGGGCGCGGCGATGACGCTGCAGCCGCGCTACGCGGGTTCCGACCGCTACCGCGTGATGGGCGGCCCGAATTTCGACGTGCGCTATCGCGACCTGTTCTTCCTGTCGACGGGCGACGGGCTCGGCGCGAACGTGCTGCGCGGGCCCAACTGGCGCGTGAGCCTGTCGGTCGGCTATGACCTCGGGCGCCGCTCGGCCGACGATCTCGACCACCTGAACGGGCTCGACAACATCAACGCGGCGCCGGTGATGAAGCTCGCGGCCGATTACGTGATCTCGAAGGAATTCCCGCTCGTGCTGCGCGCCGATGTCCGGCGCAGCATCGGCGGCTCGAACGGCTGGGTCGGCGATTTCTCCGCGTACATGCCGATGCCGGGCAGCAACGAGCACTTCTTCTGGTTCGCCGGCCCGACCGTGTCGTTCGCCGATTCGCGCTACATGAACGGCTGGTTCGGCGTGAATCAGGGGGCGTCCGCGCGTTCGGGGCTGCGGACCTATTCGCCGGGTGCGGGGATGAAGTCGTTCGGCGCCGGCATGACGATGGTCTGGTTCGTCAACAAGCACTGGTTCGTGACGGTGGACGGCGCGATCGAGCAGCTCGTCGGCCGCGCAAGGCGCAGCCCGATCACGCAGCAGTCGACGAATGGCGTGTTCGACATGTCGGTGAATTACCAGTTCTGA